From a region of the Chloroflexota bacterium genome:
- a CDS encoding response regulator transcription factor: protein MKVLVIDDDKTLSGLIKQSMTKAGYKVTVANNGIEGLQQVLTDTPDIVILDVMMPRMDGWETCHRIRQSSKVPIIMLTAKDQVNDKVRGFELGVDDYMTKPFSLAELGARVKAVTSRAGIPSDTRPHRITSGELVIDVDGHRVTKRGEPVSLTPTEYKLLLTLAENGGRVLSHEQLLERVWGYETEEDNDYVKRYIWYLRRKIEDDPSQPLHVVTERGFGYSFQTDAPT, encoded by the coding sequence ATGAAAGTACTCGTCATCGATGACGACAAGACGCTGTCGGGGCTGATCAAACAGTCCATGACCAAAGCGGGTTACAAGGTCACGGTGGCCAACAACGGCATCGAGGGCCTGCAGCAGGTGCTGACGGACACGCCGGATATCGTCATTCTCGACGTGATGATGCCGCGCATGGACGGCTGGGAGACGTGCCACCGCATCCGCCAGTCGTCCAAGGTGCCGATCATCATGCTGACCGCCAAGGACCAGGTCAACGACAAGGTGCGCGGCTTCGAGTTGGGCGTGGACGACTACATGACCAAGCCGTTCAGCCTCGCGGAGCTGGGCGCGCGCGTCAAGGCAGTCACCTCGCGCGCCGGCATTCCGTCCGACACGCGCCCGCACCGCATCACCAGCGGCGAGCTCGTGATCGACGTGGACGGCCACCGCGTGACCAAGCGCGGCGAGCCGGTTTCGCTGACGCCGACCGAGTACAAGCTGCTGCTGACGCTGGCGGAGAACGGCGGGCGCGTGCTGTCGCACGAGCAGTTGCTGGAGCGCGTGTGGGGCTACGAAACCGAGGAAGACAACGACTACGTCAAGCGGTACATCTGGTACCTGCGCCGCAAGATCGAGGACGACCCCAGCCAGCCGCTGCACGTGGTGACGGAGCGCGGCTTCGGCTATTCATTTCAGACCGATGCGCCGACGTGA